TTTTTTGGAGGAAGCACCAGTCTTCTTGGATGCTACCTTCttgctttccacttttttctcaGCAGACAAAACCCTCGACTTCGCCTTCGGATCCTTATCCTTCTTGGCGGAGGCCGAAAGTTTAAATGATCCAGATGCACCCTTTCCCTTTGTTTGGATAAGCTTTCCATTGACCACggccgattttaagtacttcTTGATGAATGGAGCTAACTTTTGGGCGTCGCATTTATAAGTGGcagtgatatatttttttattgccagaaGTGATGAGCCGCCACGttcctttaaatttttaatcgaaGCGTCCACCATttgctgagttggcggatgtGACGGCGCCGCATTGGCTTTCTTTGCCTTTGTGCCGGCAGATCCAGATGCCTTTTTTTGGGCCACCTTTTTCTCAACTGTCGCGGATGGGGC
The nucleotide sequence above comes from Drosophila santomea strain STO CAGO 1482 unplaced genomic scaffold, Prin_Dsan_1.1 Segkk98_quiver_pilon_scaf, whole genome shotgun sequence. Encoded proteins:
- the LOC120457924 gene encoding histone H1-like, whose product is MSDSAVATSASPVAAPSATVEKKVAQKKASGSAGTKAKKANAAPSHPPTQQMVDASIKNLKERGGSSLLAIKKYITATYKCDAQKLAPFIKKYLKSAVVNGKLIQTKGKGASGSFKLSASAKKDKDPKAKSRVLSAEKKVESKKVASKKTGASSKKTAAGAADKKPKAKKAVATKKTAEKKKTAKAKAKDAKKTGIVKSKPAATKAKATATAAKSKAAAAKAPKAKPAASAKPKKTAKKAAVSATAKKPKAKTTAAKK